From the Labrus mixtus chromosome 17, fLabMix1.1, whole genome shotgun sequence genome, one window contains:
- the abl1 gene encoding tyrosine-protein kinase ABL1 isoform X5, translated as MKMLEICLKLVGCKSKKGLSSSSSCYLEALQRPDFESQGLTEAARWNSKENLLAGPSENDPNLFVALYDFVASGDNTLSITKGEKLRVLGYNHNGEWCEAQTKNGQGWVPSNYITPVNSLEKHSWYHGPVSRNAAEYLLSSGINGSFLVRESESSPGQRSISLRYEGRVYHYRINTASDGKNLFLLQLYVSSESRFNTLAELVHHHSTVADGLITTLHYPAPKRNKPTIYGVSPNYDKWEMERTDITMKHKLGGGQYGEVYEGVWKKYNLTVAVKTLKEDTMEVEEFLKEAAVMKEIKHPNLVQLLGVCTREPPFYIITEFMTHGNLLDYLRECNREEVNAVVLLHMATQISSAMEYLEKKNFIHRDLAARNCLVGENHLVKVADFGLSRLMTGDTYTAHAGAKFPIKWTAPESLAYNKFSIKSDVWAFGVLLWEIATYGMSPYPGIDLSQVYELLEKDYRMDRPEGCPEKVYELMRACWRWNPSERPSFAETHQAFETMFQESSISDEVEKELGKKGKKATLGPIQQAPELPTKTRTLRKNMDNRDGDSPDLVDLEVAVSSPMLPRKERPVLDSNLNEDDRLLPKDKDKTRGSGFLSLIKKKKKNAPAPPKRSSSFREMDIHPDRRGMTPDPRDSESFNNGAAVNDVTHGLDCAKFLSINNNGAGGIPNGAPTYPGPLFPRKKGAPAVPGPGGKAATTPPSEEESMSNSKRFLWSSSMPTGSDGTEWKSVTLPRDLGQRHFDSGTFGGKPALPRKRTSEQKGENAPRTGTLTPPPRLNTSSDVSSAFLGKDSDPSPGSSPQALTPKVVRRPGLPGLPGLENARTSALHAELLKPNVFPALGAAGDECRARRNKHSADSSSIRERGKIQKPKPAPPPPPTNAKTGKISRSPTIDPPSPSSTTSDFKTNPTTTANDQARSPLSEGSKKLPLGCSSKLQPLKTSNSSSSVTTSLSSQSLGGFSSSLTSPSDQSSPNAFIPLVNTRRSLRKTAPRQGSERTPNSAVTREMVLEGTELLRAAISRNSEQTGSHSAVLEAGKNLSKYCMSYVDSIQQMRNKFAFREAINKLETSLRELQICPTATGGANAQQDFSKLLSSVKEISDIVQR; from the exons ctctCCAGAGACCAGACTTTGAGAGTCAGGGTCTGACAGAAGCGGCTCGCTGGAACTCCAAAGAGAACCTGTTGGCTGGACCCAGTGAGAATGACCCCAACCTGTTCGTCGCACTCTATGATTTTGTCGCAAGCGGTGACAACACACTCAGCATTACTAAAG GAGAGAAGCTGCGTGTGCTGGGTTACAACCACAACGGCGAATGGTGCGAGGCACAGACCAAGAATGGCCAGGGTTGGGTGCCGTCCAACTACATCACCCCTGTCAACAGCCTTGAGAAGCACAGCTGGTACCATGGGCCCGTGTCACGCAACGCCGCAGAGTACCTGCTCAGCTCGGGCATCAACGGAAGTTTTCTGGTCCGTGAGAGTGAGAGTAGCCCCGGCCAGAGGTCCATCTCTCTGCGGTACGAAGGGAGAGTCTACCATTACAGGATTAACACTGCATCTGACGGCAAG AATctctttctcctgcagctgtACGTCTCGTCTGAAAGCCGTTTCAACACACTGGCAGAACTGGTGCACCACCATTCCACGGTGGCTGACGGCCTCATCACCACGCTGCACTACCCGGCGCCCAAACGCAACAAGCCCACCATCTACGGCGTTTCTCCCAACTATGACAAGTGGGAGATGGAGCGCACTGACATTACCATGAAGCACAAGCTGGGAGGGGGTCAGTACGGGGAGGTGTACGAGGGTGTTTGGAAGAAGTACAACCTCACTGTGGCTGTCAAGACACTCAAG GAGGATACcatggaggtggaggagttCCTTAAGGAAGCTGCTGTCATGAAAGAGATCAAACACCCCAACCTAGTACAACTCTTAG GTGTGTGCACACGGGAGCCACCGTTCTACATAATCACAGAGTTTATGACCCACGGGAATCTACTAGACTACCTGAGAGAGTGTAACAGAGAGGAGGTCAATGCAGTGGTGCTGCTCCACATGGCCACACAGATCTCCTCTGCCATGGAGtacctggagaaaaaaaactttatccACAG GGACTTAGCTGCTCGAAACTGTCTGGTCGGGGAGAATCACTTGGTGAAGGTTGCAGACTTCGGCCTGAGCAGGTTAATGACTGGAGACACCTACACAGCTCATGCTGGGGCTAAATTCCCCATAAAATGGACTGCTCCAGAGAGTTTGGCCTACAACAAATTTTCTATTAAGTCTGATGTCTGGG CATTTGGCGTTCTGCTGTGGGAGATCGCCACCTACGGGATGTCCCCCTACCCCGGCATTGACCTGTCCCAGGTGTACGAGCTGCTGGAGAAAGACTACCGCATGGACCGGCCTGAAGGCTGCCCTGAGAAGGTCTATGAGCTCATGAGGGCCT GTTGGAGGTGGAACCCTTCAGAACGTCCATCTTTTGCTGAAACACATCAAGCTTTTGAGACCATGTTCCAAGAGTCCAGCATCTCTGACG aaGTGGAAAAGGAACTgggaaagaaagggaaaaaggCGACTTTAGGCCCCATCCAGCAGGCTCCAGAGCTGCCAACCAAAACCAGAACACTCCGCAAAAACATGGACAACCGAGATGGAGACAGTCCAG ACCTTGTGGATCTCGAAGTAGCGGTTTCGTCACCCATGCTCCCCAGGAAAGAGCGCCCCGTCCTGGACAGTAACCTGAATGAGGATGACCGCCTGCTACCCAAAGACAAGGACAAGACACGAGGCAGTGGCTTTTTGAGTCTcattaagaaaaagaagaagaatgctcCTGCCCCGCCCAAACGCAGCTCCTCTTTCAGAGAGATGGACATCCATCCCGACAGGAGGGGCATGACTCCAGATCCTCGAGACAGTGAGAGCTTCAACAATGGTGCAGCCGTTAACGATGTCACACATGGCCTGGACTGTGCCAAGTTCCTGAGTATTAACAATAATGGGGCAGGGGGAATCCCCAATGGAGCTCCCACCTACCCAGGACCCTTGTTTCCGAGGAAGAAGGGAGCTCCTGCAGTGCCTGGTCCTGGAGGAAAAGCAGCAACGACACCACCCAGTGAGGAGGAGTCTATGTCTAACTCAAAGCGCTTCCTCTGGTCCTCCAGCATGCCCACAGGCTCTGATGGCACTGAATGGAAGTCTGTTACTCTGCCGCGAGACCTCGGCCAGAGACACTTTGACTCAGGCACCTTTGGGGGCAAACCAGCTCTACCACGCAAGAGAACAAGCGAGCAAAAAGGGGAGAACGCACCTCGAACAGGCACCTTGACTCCACCGCCTCGTCTGAACACCTCATCAGATGTGTCCTCTGCTTTCTTAGGCAAAGACTCTGATCCCAGCCCTGGTTCAAGTCCCCAGGCGTTGACACCTAAGGTTGTAAGAAGACCAGGGCTGCCCGGGCTGCCCGGGCTGGAGAACGCCAGGACAAGTGCTCTCCATGCTGAGCTCCTCAAGCCCAATGTGTTCCCTGCTTTAGGTGCAGCAGGGGATGAGTGCCGGGCCCGCAGAAACAAGCACTCTGCGGACTCCTCATCCATcagggaaagagggaaaattCAGAAACCCAAACCAgctccacctccaccacccACTAATGCCAAAACAGGCAAGATTTCCCGCAGTCCCACTATAGATCCCCCTTCCCCTTCATCCACCACCTCGGACTTCAAAACAAACCCCACAACCACTGCGAATGACCAAGCCCGCTCCCCCCTCAGTGAGGGCTCCAAGAAGCTGCCCCTGGGCTGCTCTTCTAAACTTCAACCGTTAAAGACCTCCAACTCCTCTTCATCAGTGAccacctccctctccagccagagCCTCGGGGGCTTCTCTTCCTCCCTTACCTCCCCCAGCGATCAGAGCTCACCCAACGCTTTCATCCCCCTAGTGAACACCCGACGCTCCCTCCGCAAGACTGCACCCCGTCAAGGATCGGAGCGCACCCCCAACTCAGCCGTGACGCGGGAGATGGTGCTGGAAGGCACCGAGCTACTCCGAGCAGCAATTTCTCGTAACTCGGAGCAGACGGGTAGCCACAGCGCCGTGCTGGAGGCCGGAAAGAACCTGTCCAAGTACTGCATGAGCTACGTCGACTCCATACAGCAGATGAGGAACAAGTTTGCCTTCCGCGAGGCCATCAACAAGCTTGAGACAAGCCTGCGTGAGCTGCAGATCTGCCCCACCGCCACAGGGGGTGCCAATGCACAGCAGGACTTCAGCAAGCTGCTGTCCTCTGTCAAAGAGATCAGTGACATTGTTCAGAGGTAG